The genomic stretch TACGGCCGCTCGGTGGTCACGGGGACGGGAATGTCGTGGCGCCGGGCGAACTCGATGAGGGCCGTCCGCGAGGTCAGCTCCCACTCCCGCCAGGGCGCGATCACGCGCAGGTGCGGCGCCAGCGCCGCGTAGGTGAGCTCGAAGCGCACCTGGTCGTTGCCCTTGCCGGTGGCCCCGTGGGCGACGGCGTCGGCGCTCTCCCGCCGCGCGATCTCCACCTGGGCCCGCGCGATGAGCGGCCGCGCGATCGAGGTGCCCAGGAGGTAGCCGCCCTCGTAGACGGCGTTGGCGCGGAGCATCGGAAAGATGAAGTCCCGGACGAACTCCTCCCGCAGGTCGACGACGTGCACCGAGGCGGCGCCCGTCCGGAGCGCCTTGTCGCGGAGCGGCAGCACCTCCTCGCCCTGGCCGAGGTCGGCGCAGAACGCGATGACCTCACAGCGGTACCGCTCGATCAGCCAGCGCAGGATCACGGAGGTGTCGAGCCCGCCCGAGTACGCCAGCACCACCCGCTTGGGATCAGGCATCATCCAGGGATCCGCCCAGCAGCTCCAGGATGATCGCCTTCTGCGCGTGGAGCCGGTTCTCCGCCTGGTCGAGCACAATACTTCGTGAGCCGTCCAGCACGGCGTCGGTGATCTCCTGGCCGCGGTGGGCGGGCAGGCAATGCATCACCAGGGCGGAGGGCTTCGCGAACCCGACCAGGGTCTCGTTCACCTGGTAGCGAGCGAACGCTTCGAGCCGCCGCTCGCGCTCGGCCTCCTGCCCCATGCTGATCCAGACGTCGGTGTAGAGCACGTCGGCGCCGGCGGCCGCCTCGCGGGGATCGTGGGTGACCGTCAGCCGGCCGCCCAGCCGGCGCACGGTCGCCTGCACGTTCGCGTCCGGCTCGTAGCCCGGTGGACAGGCGGCGGTGAGCGTGGTCCCCAGCAGGCCCCCGAGCAGGAGCAGCGAGTGGCACACGTTGTTGCCGTCGCCGATCCAGGCCAGCCGCATCGCGGCCACGTCGATGCCGCGCTCCCACAGCGTGAAGTAGTCGGCCAGCGCCTGGCAGGGGTGCTCGAAGTCGCTGAGCCCGTTGATCACGGGGATCGTCGCGTGGCGCGCCAGCGTCTCCACCGTGTCGTGCGCATAGACGCGGGCGGCGATGCCGTCGACCCAGCGGGACAGGTTGCGGGCCACGTCGGGGACCGACTCGCGCGTGCCCATCCCGATCTCCTGGCCGGCCAGGTGGACGGCCCGCCCGCCGAGCTGGACGATCCCCACCTCGAAGGTGACGCGGGTCCGCAGGGACGGCTTCTCGAAGATCAGGGCCATCGTGCGCCCGGCCAGCGGCGCGCCCCGGCTGCCCGACTTCCAGCGCTGCTTGAGCGCCCCCGCCACCCGGAAGAGGTGGAGCGCCCGCTCGCGCGTCAGATCGGCGGCCGAGACGAAGTGGCTCACGACGTCGACCGGGCCAGCGTGGCGTCGATCGTGGCCAGCGCCCGGTCGCAGTCCCGCTGGTCGACGATGAGCGGCGGCGCCAGCCGGAGCACCTTCTCGCCCGCGGTGAGGACGAGGAGCCCCGCGTCCCGACAGGCGTCCACCAGCGGCGCCGCCGGCCGGGTGAGCTCCACGCCGATCAGGAGCCCCCGGCCACGCACCGCCCGGACGACAGGCCGCTGCTTGGCGAGCGCCCGGAGCTGCTCCATCAGGTACGCGCCCGTGCGGGCGGCACGCTCCGGGATCTTCTCGCCGATGATGGTGGTGAGCGTCGCCAGCGCCACCGACGCGACGAAGGGCGTACCGCCGAAGGTCGAGGCGTGCGTGCCGGGCGTGAGCACCCGGGCCACCTCCTCACGCGCCAGCATCGCGCCCATCGGCACGCCGTTGGCGAGCGCCTTGGCCAGCGTCATGATGTCCGGCTCCACGCCGGCGTGCTCGTACGCCCAGAGCTTGCCGGTGCGGCCGAGCCCGGTCTGGACCTCGTCGACGATCAGCAGGGCCCCGGACTGGTCGCAGAGCTTCCGGAGGCCGGGGAGGTAGTCGTCGTCGGGGACGTTGACGCCGCCCTCGCCCTGGATGGGCTCGACGATGATCGCCGCGGTGCGGTTGTCGAGGGCGCGCGCCATCGCGCGCAGGTCGTTGTAGGGCACGTGCTTGAAGCCGGGCATGAGCGGCTCGAAGCCGTGCTGGTACTTCTCCTGGCCGGTGGCCGTCACCGTCGCCAGCGTGCGGCCGTGGAAGGACTCGCGGGTGGCGACGATCTCGAAGCGGTCGGAGGCGAACCGCTCCTTGGCATACTTGCGGGCGAGCTTGAGCGCCGCTTCGTTGGCCTCGGCGCCCGAGTTGCAGAAGAAGACCCGATCGGCGAAGGAGTGATCGCAGAGGAGCTTGGCCAGGTGGATCTGCGGCGCCGTGTGGTAGAGGTTGGACACGTGCAGCAGCGTCGCCGCCGCCTCGCGGATGGCCCCGGTGATGGTGGGGTGGCAATGGCCGAGGGCGACCACGGCGATCCCCGCCGCGAAGTCGAGGTATTCGCGGCCGTCCGAGTCCCACACCCGCACGCCATCGCCCCGCACCAGGCAGATCGGCGCGCGACCGTAGTTCGGAGTGTGGTACCGGGCCGCCCACTCCAGCAGTGTCTTCGTGTCCATCGCCGTCGACCCTTTCACAAGACGATCTCGGTGCCGATGCCCTCGCGCGTGAAGAGCTCCAGGAGGATGGCGTGCGGCAGCCGGCCGTCGATGATGTGCGCCTTGGCCGTGCCCCCTTTGAGCGCCCGCAGGGACGACTCCACCTTCGGCAGCATCCCGCCGTCGATGACTCCGTCCTGCACGAGGCGCTCGGCGTCCTGGCGGCTCAGCGTGCTGGTGAGCCGGCCCGAGGCGTCGAGGATCCCCTGGACGTCGGTCAGGTGGATGAGCTTCTCGGCGCCCAGCGCGGCCGCCACCTCGCCCGCCACCAGATCCGCGTTGATGTTGTACGTCTCCCCTTTGCTGCCGATGCCCACCGGCGCGATGACCGGTATGAACCCGTTCTGCTCGAGCAGCCTGATCGCATCGGGGTTCACCGCCTCCACCTCGCCCACGAGCCCGATGTCGATCTCCTCTCCGGACGGCAGCCGATGCGGGCGCCGGTGGGCGCGAATCAGGTTCGCGTCCTTGCCGCTGAGCCCCACGGCCCGGCCGCCGTGGTGGTTGATGAGCGCCACGATCTCCTTGTTGATCTTGCCTACCAGCACCATCTCGACGATCTCGACCGTCTCCTCGTCGGTGACCCGCATGCCCCCGATGAAGCGCGGCTCCTTGCCCAGGCGCTTCATCATGGCGCCGATCTGGGGCCCGCCGCCGTGCACGATGACCGGATGGATGCCGACGAGATGCAGGAGAATCACGTCGAGAGCGAAGTTCTCTTTGAGATTCGCCTGTTCCATCGCAGCGCCGCCGTACTTGATGATGATCGATTTGCCCCGAAACTCCCGGATGTACGGGAGCGCCTCCATCAGGATCTCGGCGCGCCGCGGGTCGTTCCCGTTCACAGGCTCGCCTCGCCTCCGGCTGCGGCTCGCACGGCCACGCTCATAGGATGTAACGCGACAGGTCCTGGTCCCGCGAGAGGTCGGCCAGCCGCTGGTGGACGTAGCCCGCGTCGATGGTCAACTCCTTGCCGGGGAGATCCGGGGCGTTGAACGAGATGTCCTCCAGGAGCTTCTCCATGATCGTGTAGAGCCGCCGGGCTCCGATGTTCTCGGTCGCCGTGTTCACGCGCATGGCGAGGTCGGCCACCGCATCGATCGCGTCCGGCGTGAACGTGAGCGCCACCTTCTCCGTCTTCAACAGCTCCACGTACTGCGTGATCAGGGCGTTACGGGGCTCCGTCAGGATGCGGACGAAATCCTCTCGCGTCAAGGTGTCGAGCTCGACGCGGATCGGGAAGCGTCCCTGCAGCTCCGGGATGAGGTCCGCGGGCTTCGCGACATGGAAGGCCCCGGCGGCGATGAACAGGATGTGGTCCGTGCGCACGATGCCGTACTTCGTGGTCACCGAGGAGCCCTCGACGATGGGGAGCAGGTCCCGCTGCACGCCTTCGCGGCTGACGTCGGGGCCGTGCCCGCTCTCGCGCCCGGCCACCTTGTCCAGCTCGTCGACGAAGACGATGCCCGAGTTCTCCACGCGCCGGATCGCCTGGCTCACCGCCTCGTCGGG from Candidatus Methylomirabilota bacterium encodes the following:
- the argF gene encoding ornithine carbamoyltransferase; translated protein: MSHFVSAADLTRERALHLFRVAGALKQRWKSGSRGAPLAGRTMALIFEKPSLRTRVTFEVGIVQLGGRAVHLAGQEIGMGTRESVPDVARNLSRWVDGIAARVYAHDTVETLARHATIPVINGLSDFEHPCQALADYFTLWERGIDVAAMRLAWIGDGNNVCHSLLLLGGLLGTTLTAACPPGYEPDANVQATVRRLGGRLTVTHDPREAAAGADVLYTDVWISMGQEAERERRLEAFARYQVNETLVGFAKPSALVMHCLPAHRGQEITDAVLDGSRSIVLDQAENRLHAQKAIILELLGGSLDDA
- a CDS encoding acetylornithine transaminase codes for the protein MDTKTLLEWAARYHTPNYGRAPICLVRGDGVRVWDSDGREYLDFAAGIAVVALGHCHPTITGAIREAAATLLHVSNLYHTAPQIHLAKLLCDHSFADRVFFCNSGAEANEAALKLARKYAKERFASDRFEIVATRESFHGRTLATVTATGQEKYQHGFEPLMPGFKHVPYNDLRAMARALDNRTAAIIVEPIQGEGGVNVPDDDYLPGLRKLCDQSGALLIVDEVQTGLGRTGKLWAYEHAGVEPDIMTLAKALANGVPMGAMLAREEVARVLTPGTHASTFGGTPFVASVALATLTTIIGEKIPERAARTGAYLMEQLRALAKQRPVVRAVRGRGLLIGVELTRPAAPLVDACRDAGLLVLTAGEKVLRLAPPLIVDQRDCDRALATIDATLARSTS
- the argB gene encoding acetylglutamate kinase, whose product is MEALPYIREFRGKSIIIKYGGAAMEQANLKENFALDVILLHLVGIHPVIVHGGGPQIGAMMKRLGKEPRFIGGMRVTDEETVEIVEMVLVGKINKEIVALINHHGGRAVGLSGKDANLIRAHRRPHRLPSGEEIDIGLVGEVEAVNPDAIRLLEQNGFIPVIAPVGIGSKGETYNINADLVAGEVAAALGAEKLIHLTDVQGILDASGRLTSTLSRQDAERLVQDGVIDGGMLPKVESSLRALKGGTAKAHIIDGRLPHAILLELFTREGIGTEIVL